A stretch of Arthrobacter sp. NEB 688 DNA encodes these proteins:
- a CDS encoding PhzF family phenazine biosynthesis protein — MTAVRLVDVFSERAFRGNALAVLHDADGMSDDEMLAVARWTNLSETTFLTAPTDPRADYGVRIWTIGGELTFAGHPTLGSAHAWLEAGGVPRTEGVVVQECAAGLVEVRRGADRLAFAAPPLVRSGAVEGDELARVVAALGVAPGDVVDAAWVDNGPGWLAVLLASPEAVLSAAPDPVLARGMKVGLAARYPEGVGTDGVDLEVRAFFSDERDFGEDPVTGSLNAGLGQWLVPAGYAPEHYVAAQGTVLGREGRVHVDVEDGVVWVGGATHTLVEGSRPA; from the coding sequence ATGACCGCCGTGCGCCTCGTCGACGTCTTCTCCGAGCGAGCCTTCCGGGGCAACGCCCTCGCCGTCCTCCACGACGCCGACGGGATGTCCGACGACGAGATGCTCGCCGTCGCCCGGTGGACCAACCTCTCGGAGACGACCTTCCTCACCGCCCCGACAGACCCGCGGGCCGACTACGGCGTGCGGATCTGGACGATCGGCGGGGAGCTGACGTTCGCCGGCCACCCGACGCTCGGTAGTGCGCACGCGTGGCTCGAGGCCGGGGGAGTGCCGCGCACCGAGGGCGTCGTCGTGCAGGAGTGCGCCGCCGGGCTCGTCGAGGTCCGGCGCGGCGCCGACCGGCTGGCCTTCGCGGCCCCGCCGCTCGTGCGGTCCGGGGCGGTCGAGGGCGACGAGCTCGCGCGGGTCGTGGCGGCGCTGGGCGTCGCGCCGGGCGACGTCGTCGACGCCGCCTGGGTCGACAACGGGCCGGGCTGGCTCGCGGTGCTGCTCGCCTCGCCGGAGGCCGTCCTGTCGGCGGCACCCGACCCGGTGCTCGCCCGCGGGATGAAGGTCGGGCTGGCCGCCCGCTACCCGGAGGGCGTGGGCACCGACGGGGTCGACCTCGAGGTGCGGGCCTTCTTCTCCGACGAGCGCGACTTCGGCGAGGACCCGGTCACGGGCAGCCTCAACGCGGGCCTGGGCCAGTGGCTCGTCCCCGCCGGGTACGCGCCCGAGCACTACGTCGCGGCGCAGGGCACCGTCCTCGGCCGCGAGGGCCGGGTCCACGTCGACGTCGAGGACGGCGTCGTCTGGGTCGGCGGGGCGACGCACACCCTCGTCGAGGGCTC